A single Gemmatimonadota bacterium DNA region contains:
- a CDS encoding ABC transporter ATP-binding protein has product MRSCSGGAWPNVLVGTDVSVQYPGADRPAVAQVSVDVKPHRLVAVVGPNGSGKTTLLRALMGTVALHSGRVELLGRPIGGWPQRERARIIGAVTQREEYPFAWRVDEVVSFGRYSRLSALAALSAADREAIERAMLRADVLTLAGRRIDTLSGGEWQRVRIARALAQEPALLALDEPTASLDFGHEMEIFELIRELVQGGLAGVLVTHHLNLAARFADEIILLHEGRTAARGRPADVLTSDRLAEAFGWPVRVLEVDGVPQITPERRRVVPR; this is encoded by the coding sequence TTGCGGTCCTGCTCCGGCGGAGCTTGGCCTAACGTGCTGGTGGGCACTGACGTCTCGGTCCAGTACCCCGGCGCCGACCGACCGGCTGTAGCCCAGGTGTCGGTCGACGTGAAACCGCACCGGCTGGTCGCGGTCGTCGGCCCCAACGGGAGCGGCAAGACCACGCTCCTTCGGGCCCTGATGGGCACGGTCGCGCTCCATTCCGGCCGGGTCGAGCTCCTCGGCCGCCCGATTGGCGGTTGGCCCCAACGGGAGCGCGCCCGGATCATTGGCGCGGTAACCCAGCGGGAGGAGTACCCGTTTGCCTGGCGGGTCGACGAGGTCGTCAGCTTCGGACGATATTCGCGCCTCTCCGCCCTGGCGGCCCTGTCCGCCGCGGACCGCGAAGCCATCGAACGAGCGATGCTCAGGGCCGATGTCCTGACCCTCGCCGGCCGGCGGATCGACACCCTGTCGGGGGGAGAGTGGCAGCGGGTTCGGATTGCCCGAGCCCTGGCGCAGGAACCGGCCCTGCTGGCACTTGACGAGCCGACGGCGTCGCTCGACTTCGGCCATGAGATGGAGATTTTCGAACTGATTCGGGAACTGGTTCAGGGTGGGCTTGCCGGGGTCCTGGTTACCCACCACCTCAACCTGGCCGCCCGGTTCGCCGACGAGATCATCTTGCTTCACGAGGGCCGGACCGCGGCGCGGGGCCGGCCCGCGGACGTCCTGACTTCGGACCGTTTGGCCGAGGCGTTTGGCTGGCCGGTCCGGGTCTTGGAAGTCGATGGGGTGCCCCAAATCACGCCTGAGCGCCGCCGAGTGGTTCCCCGATGA
- a CDS encoding YncE family protein: MSRSLGLLLLAAPVAALAGCAATTPLAPPPEERLLVVNAGENTVSVIRIEPGVLPGKINLGPLNGAATDVAARGQIAVVTGGGSDRIVVLDLFTQQIRRTIALASGSRPAAVTMLSDAIAFVANAGLNTVTRVDLDTGDTASVDVGQYPRDLLLTRGRLFVVNANVGPCSLGLCSLGESWLTVIDPQTNSRAAGRDSIPLPSPGNARSAALGGDGLIYVVNTGDADAALAGRLSIIDPIQRAEVGSFGGFGFLPSAVTSDGSERLFVASVRDGLMEFNTRTRRVVRGAGDGILGNNIVAAAVDGQGRIYAVEVGNCALPLVGRLRIFRADLTESRNVILGNCPVAVSFVEIPGLVTGATN, encoded by the coding sequence ATGTCGCGGTCTCTCGGTCTTTTGCTGCTGGCTGCCCCGGTTGCCGCCCTTGCCGGGTGCGCGGCGACTACGCCGCTGGCGCCCCCGCCGGAGGAGCGCCTTCTGGTGGTGAACGCCGGCGAGAACACCGTGAGCGTGATTCGGATCGAACCCGGTGTCCTCCCTGGAAAGATCAACCTCGGTCCCCTGAACGGCGCCGCGACCGACGTGGCCGCCCGCGGCCAAATCGCCGTCGTAACCGGCGGCGGGTCCGATCGGATCGTCGTCCTTGACCTGTTCACCCAACAAATCCGCCGGACCATCGCGCTCGCGTCCGGCAGCCGTCCGGCGGCCGTGACCATGCTCTCCGACGCGATCGCCTTTGTCGCCAACGCCGGCCTCAATACGGTGACCCGGGTCGACCTCGACACCGGCGACACGGCCAGCGTTGACGTCGGCCAATACCCCCGCGATCTCCTGCTGACCCGCGGCCGTCTGTTCGTCGTCAACGCCAACGTCGGCCCGTGCTCCCTCGGGCTCTGCTCGCTCGGCGAAAGCTGGCTCACCGTCATCGATCCCCAAACCAACAGCCGGGCGGCTGGCCGCGACTCGATTCCGCTCCCCAGCCCCGGCAATGCCCGATCCGCGGCGCTCGGCGGGGACGGCCTGATCTATGTGGTCAACACCGGCGACGCCGACGCCGCACTGGCCGGGCGGCTCAGCATCATCGACCCGATTCAACGGGCCGAGGTCGGCAGTTTCGGCGGGTTCGGGTTCTTGCCCTCCGCGGTCACGTCGGATGGATCCGAGCGGTTGTTCGTGGCCTCGGTTCGCGACGGATTGATGGAATTCAACACCCGAACCCGCCGGGTCGTCCGCGGGGCGGGGGACGGAATCCTCGGGAACAACATCGTGGCCGCCGCCGTCGACGGACAGGGCCGGATCTACGCGGTCGAGGTGGGCAACTGCGCGTTGCCGTTGGTCGGCCGCCTTCGGATCTTCCGCGCCGACCTGACGGAGTCGCGGAACGTGATCCTCGGCAACTGTCCGGTTGCGGTGAGTTTCGTAGAGATCCCCGGGTTGGTTACCGGCGCGACGAACTGA